The DNA region GTTACCTAGAAATCTTGATTTTATTTACAAAAAAAATCCGTTAGCTTTTACACCAACGGATTTTTAATTATTCATATGAATTTTATTAGCCCATCACTTCGGCTACTTTTTTTCCAATTTCAGCAGGAGAATCTACCACGTGGATACCGCATTCTCTCATGATTTTCTTTTTGGCTTGGGCAGTATCGTCGCTTCCTCCAACAATAGCGCCAGCATGCCCCATAGTACGACCAGCAGGAGCAGTTTCTCCAGCGATGAAACCTACAATTGGTTTTTTACTTCCGCTTTCTTTGTACCAGTTTGCTGCGTCAGCTTCCAATTGTCCGCCAATTTCACCAATCATAACAACAGCTTCTGTTTCTGGGTCGTTGATTAGTAATTCAACAGCTTCTTTTGTAGTGGTACCAATAATTGGGTCTCCACCAATACCAATAGCCGTTGTGATTCCCAATCCTTGTTTTACTACTTGATCGGCTGCTTCGTAAGTCAACGTTCCTGATTTAGAAACGATACCTACTTTTCCTGATTTGAAAACAAAACCTGGCATGATACCGACTTTTGCTTCACCCGGAGTAATAACCCCTGGACAGTTAGGGCCGATTAATCGGCAATCTTTACCTTTTATATAGTTTGATGCTGTAATCATATCAGCAACAGGAATTCCTTCAGTAATAGTAATAATCACTTTTATACCGGCATCGGCAGCCTCCATAATGGCATCGGCGGCAAATGCTGGCGGAACAAAAATAATGGTTGTGTCTGCACCAACTTGCTCAACGGCTTCCAAAACGGTGTTGAATACAGGCTTATCTAAATGCGTTTGACCTCCTTTACCCGGAGTTACCCCACCAACAACATTAGTACCATACTCAATCATTTGACTAGCGTGGAACGTACCTTCGCTTCCTGTAAATCCTTGAACAATTATTTTCGAATCTTTATTTACTAAAACACTCATAAGTGATTATTTTTTTGATTAATTTATATTGTACGCAAATGTAATTTTTTGAATTAAATTTTTAAAGCAAAACAAAACATTTATTTTAAGTATTTTTACTTAGTTTTTTTCAAGCTTTCAATTATCTCAGGAATTTTTTTGATAGAAGCTAGTTCTTTATACTTCGAACGAAAATCATCAGCCGGAATGCCGAAATAACTCTTATGGCCTTCCAACGATTTACTAACGCCCGCTTTTGCAGAAATAACGGCTTTTGTTCCTATAGTAATACCGCTAGTAATACCTACTTGTCCCCAAATGGTAACCTCGTCTTCAACAACCACACAACCGGCCACACCAACTTGCGATGCTATTAAACACTTTTTACCAATTACGGTATCATGACCAATTTGCACTTGATTATCGATTTTTGAACCCTCACATATTCTCGTATCAGCTGTTACGCCACGGTCAATCGTGCAAGCAGCTCCAATATCCACATGGTCTTCGATAACTACTCGCCCACCCGATTTTAACCTGTCGTAGCCTTCGGCTCTTTTCTTATAATAAAAAGCATTGGCGCCCAAAACCGTACCGGCATGAATGGTGACGTTATCACCAATAACGGCATCATCATAAATACTTACATTGGAATGGACAACGCAATTATCGCCAATAGTTACGTTGTGACCAATAAAACTGTTAGGCTGAATAACAGTGTTTTTTCCTATTTTAGCTGAAGATGAAACCGTGGCATTTGAAGCTTTAAACGGCTTAAAATAATCGGTTAGTTTATTGAAGTCCCTAAACGGATCGTCACTCACCAACAATGCTTTACCTTCAGGGCAATCCACTTCCTTATTGATCAAGACAATGGTCGCTGCCGAATTTAAAGCTTTATCGTAATACTTAGGATGGTCCACAAAAACGATATCTCCGGGTTCGACCACATGGATTTCGTTCATGCCCAAAACCTTAAAATCGGCATTACCAACAAACTTACAGCCAATTAATTCTGCAATTTGGCTCAGGGTATATTCTTGAGGGAATTTCATAAATCAGTATTCAGTCTCAGTCGCAGTATTCAGTTTTAACCATTTGACTGTTAACTGCCAACTATTTTTATTCCTTTACGCGTTCTTTGTAAGTTCCCTTTTCGGTCTCCACTTTAATTTTGTCACCTTCATTTATAAATAAAGGTACATTCACTTCTGCGCCTGTTTCAACCGTTGCTGGTTTTGTTGCGTTAGTGGCTGTGTTCCCTTTTACACCAGGCTCGGTGTGGGTAACTTCCAAAATAACACTTGCTGGCATTTCAACCGAAAGCGGTGCGTTATCTTCCGTGTTAATAATTACGGTTACCACTTCGCCTTCTTTCATTAAATCTGGACGATCTAATGCGGCCTCCAACAATCTTATTTGGGTGTAGTCTGCCTCATTCATAAAATGATAAAACTCCCCATCATTGTATAAATACTGAAATTTATGGGTTTCCACACGAACGTCGTCCAATTTATGGCCAGCAGAAAATGTGTTGTCAATCACTTTTCCGTTGGTTACACTTTTTAATTTGGTGCGCACAAAAGCAGGCCCTTTTCCTGGTTTTACGTGTAAAAATTCTACAATTTTATAAATATCGTTATTGTATCTAATGCACAATCCGTTTCTAATATCTGATGTTGTTGCCATGTTTTAATTTGATTTAAAATATCCTTTCATTATACCACGGTGCGAATTTCTAATAAATTGAAGAATTTCATCGCGTTCTGGCGTGGCTTCCATTTCTGCTTCGATAATATCGGCAGCCTGTGTATTGTTATAATTTTTTTGGTAGAGAATTCTGAAAATATCCTGAATCTCCCTGATCTTTTCGGTTGAATAACCACGACGACGCAACCCTACCGAATTAATCCCCACATACGAAAGTGGTTCGCGAGCCGCTTTTACATAAGGCGGAACGTCTTTTCTAACCAAAGAACCTCCGGTTACAAAAGCATGATTTCCAACGGAAACAAACTGATGAACAGCCGTCATACCCGCTAAAACCACATAGTCGCCAATGGTAATGTGACCTGCCAAGGTGCTATTGTTTGAGAAGATGCAATTGTTACCTACGATACAATCGTGCGCGATGTGGCAATAAGCCATAATTAAACAGTTATCGCCTACTACGGTTTTCATTCGGTCTGCCGTACCGCGGTTTATGGTCACACACTCGCGGATGGTAACGTTATCACCTATCTCAACCGTGGTGTCTTCGTCGTTATATTTTAAGTCCTGTGGCACGGCTGAAATCACTGCCCCTGGGAAAATATTGCAATTTTTGCCAATGCGGGCGCCTTCCATAATGGTAACGTTGCTACCAATCCAAGTACCCTCACCTATTTTCACATTATTATGTATCGTTGCAAAGGGCTCAATAACTACATTCTTTGCAATTTTGGCACCGGGGTGCACATATGCTAAAGGTTGATTCATTTTATAATTTTATTTTACTTTAGAAATTTGTGCCATTAATTCTGCTTCTGCACAAAGTTTTCCGTTAGCGTAAGCATAACCTTGCATATGGCAAATACCTCGACGTATAGGTGTTATTAACGTACAATTGAAAATTAACGTATCGCCGGGCATGACTTTTTGTTTGAACTTAACATTGTCCATTTTCATGAAGAACGTCAAGTAATTTTCTGGATCTGGCACCGTATTTAAAACCAAAATCCCTCCGGTTTGTGCCATAGCCTCAACTATTAAAACACCGGGCATAACGGGAGCTCCAGGAAAGTGTCCTTTAAAAAACTCCTCGTTCATGGTAACGTTTTTTGTTGCAATTACATTTTTATCTGTAAGCTCAAAAACCTTGTCAATCAACAAAAATGGTTGACGGTGCGGCAACATAGCCATAATTTGAGTCACATCCATTAATGGCGGTTGATTCAAATCGATATTAGGTACATTGTTGCGTCTTTCGTTTTTTATAATTTTTGAAAGCTTTTTAGCGAATTGGGTATTCACAAAATGCCCTGGTTTGTTGGCAATTACCTTACCTCTAATTCTTGTGCCGATTAAAGCTAAATCGCCCAATACATCGAGCAATTTGTGTCTAGCTGCTTCGTTAGGGTGATGTAGGGTTAGGTTATCTAATATACCGTTTGGTTTTACGGCAATATTATCTTTTTTGAAAGCTACTCTTAACTTTTCCATGGTTTCTGGAGACAATTCCTTATCTACATAAACAATGGCGTTGTTCAAATCGCCCCCTTTTATAAGTCCGTTTTCCAATAACATTTCAATTTCATGCAAAAAGCTGAATGTTCTGGAATTGGCAATATCATTTTTAAAATCTGAAATTTGACTTAAAGTCGCATTTTGTGTACCCAAAACTTTAGTGCCAAAATCCACCATAGTGGTAATTTGGTACTCTTTAGCTGGCATCACTAAAATCTCACTTCCAGATTCTTCATCTACATAAGAAACAATATCTGTGATTTCGAAAACCTCACGTTGGGCATCAAGCTCCACAACGCCCGATTTTTCAATAGCTTCAACAAAAAATTTGGAAGAACCATCCATAATTGGAGGCTCGGATGCGTTCAATTCAATAATAGCATTATCAACATCCATTCCCACCAAAGCGGCCAAAACATGTTCTGAAGTTTGAATAGTTACACCATTTTTTTCCAAGCAAGTACCACGTTGGGTATTGGTTACATAGTTGGCATCGGCCTCAATTATTGGCTCGCCTTCTAGGTCAACACGTTTAAAAGCCAAACCAAAATTGGCTTCTGCTGGCTTGAAAGTCAAGGTAACATCTTTCCCTGTATGCAATCCAACACCCGTTAAAGAAATGGCCTCCTTAATGGTTTTTTGGTTGTTTTCAGTATTTATTATTCCCATTTATTCTTTTCTAGTTCGTTTATATTTTTAACTATAGTTGGTAAGTTCTTAAAATGAACATAAGATTTATTGTAGTCGCTCAATTTTATGGCGGGCGAACCTTGTAACATTTCGTTATCCTTTACGTTTCGGCCAATGCCCGATTGCGCTTGTATCCTCACATTGTCGCCAATAGTAATGTGGCCTACAATGCCCACTTGACCACCAATTTGGCAATTTTTCCCAATTTTTGAAGATCCCGCAATACCCGTTTGTGCAGCGATAACCGTATTTTTTCCAATTTCTACGTTATGTCCAATTTGGATTTGGTTATCGAGTTTTACTCCTGCCCTGATTATGGTTGATCCAAAAGTAGCGCGATCTATGGTTGTCGCAGCCCCCACATCAACAAAATCTTCAATAATTACATTTCCTGTTTGTGGAATTTTGCTGTAACTCCCATCTTCATTTGGTGCAAAACCAAAACCATCGGCTCCAATTACCGCACCTGCATTGATAACACAATTTTTTCCAATTATGGTTTCAGAATAGATTTTTGCTCCGGCAAAGACAATAGTATTGTCGTCCAACACCGAATTGTCACCAATATAAGTATTCGGAAAAATTTTAACATTATCGCCCATCACCACATTCTCACCAATGTAACTAAAAGCGCCAATGTAAACGTTATCGCCGTATTTTGAAGAATTTGAAATAAAGCAAGGCTGTTCTACGCCTACTTTGTTGAGCTTTACGGAATTGTAGTATTCTAATATTTTTGAAAACGCCAAATAGGCATCATCTACTTTTATTAAGGTTGTAGTTAGGCTATCTTCCGGTCTAAACGTTTTATTAACAATAGTTACCGATGCCTTTGTTTTATAAATGTGTGGCGTATATTTTGGATTTGCCAAAAAAGTTAACGCACCCTCAAAACCTTCCTCGATCTTAGCTATTTTAGATACTTCAACCTCTGGGTTTCCAACTACATCGCCTTCTAAAATCCCTGCTATTTGTTGTGCTGTAAACTTCACACTGAAAAAAGTTAGATGTTTTTGTTTGAATACGCAAAAATAGAAAAAATGTGTTAAAGTTTACGTTTTGGGTAACATATATAATATTTGGTTACTGGTTTTGATAAGGCTTTTAAGTTAAGTTGGTCTGAGGCCTTAACAATATCTTCAATCTTCCCCGATTTATGTAAAATATTTATCCCCTTATGTTTTATGTGGTACGCTTGGTTTGAAATGTCTCCTGTAAACACAAAATATCGGGCTTCGTGTTCATTTATATTATGCTTTTCAATTAAGGATTTTATATGCTTTTGAAGGCTTTCTGGCTTAACGGGTTTGTTTTTTACTTTTATTTTCAGCAACTCTCTATTAATAATCATTTCGCTTAAATTGCTCAGCACAAAATCGTCGTGTTTTTGCCAATGTTTCATAGCGGCAATAACATCATAATCATCCAGTTGGCTAAACACATCTAACGTTTGTTCATCAAAATTATCGGGAGTGATTTTATTCTTCAAAAAATACATTAGGGCATCGCTACCTGCCAAAGGCTCACCGCCATCGTACAACTCTTGAGCGCGCTTTAAAACCCGAATCAATAATTGCTCAGCCACCAGTCCCGTTTTATGCAAATAAACCTGCCAGTACATTAAACGCCGTGCAATAAGAAATTTTTCAACGCTATAAATACCTTTTTCTTCAACTACCAACTCATCGTCAACTACATTAAGCATGGTAATTAAGCGCTCGCTGTTTATGTTCCCCTCGGCAACCCCAGTGTAAAAACTATCACGTTTTAAATAATCGGCCCGATCCATATCCAATTGACCCGAAACCAGCTGGCACATAAATTTTTTGGGATATTCGTCCTTAAAAATTTCAATGGCGAGCGTTAAACTTCCGTTAAATTCTTTATTTAACCGCTCCATAAACAGCAACGAAATTTCCTCGTGCGACACATTATTTACAATACTGTTTTCCATGGCATGCGAAAACGGACCATGACCAATATCGTGCAGCAAAATAGCTATATAAAGTGCGCTTTCTTCTTGCTTTGAAATCGTAACCCCTTTAAAACGAAGCACATTAATAGCTTGTTGCATTAAATGCACACAACCAATAGCGTGATGAAACCGCGTATGATGCGCCCCAGGATACACCAAATAAGACATGCCCATTTGGGTTATTCGACGTAACCGCTGAAAGTACTTATGCTGTATTAAATCAAAAATTAACGAATTAGGAATGGTAATAAATCCGTAAATTGGGTCGTTTAATATTTTAAGTTTGTTCAAACTTTATTAATTTTCATTGAGTTCTACAAATATAACCATACGAACCTTTTAAAGGTGGTACGGAAAAATAAACATAATACTTTAAAACATCATAAATATGATAAAAATACTTTGGGTTGATGACGAAATAGATTTACTGAAGCCACATATATTGTTCTTGGAAAAGAAAAATTACCAAGTAACCAGTTGCCAAAGTGGATCTGAAGCTATTGATATTTTAGAGGAAAAGAGTTTCGACATTGTATTTTTAGATGAAAACATGCCAGGCTTAACCGGTTTGGAAACCTTAAACGGCATTAAGGAAAAGAAAGATAGCCTGCCCGTGGTGATGATTACCAAAAGCGAGGAGGAATATATTATGGAGGAAGCCATTGGCAACAAGATTGCCGATTACCTTATAAAACCAGTAAACCCCAACCAAATCCTTTTAAGTTTAAAGAAAAATTTAGACCACTCCCGTTTGGTTTCGGAAAAAACCACCTCAAACTATCAACAGGAATTCAGAAAAATAGCTATGGATATGGCCATGGTAAACAGTTATGAAGAATGGGCAAACCTCTACCAAAAACTGATTTATTGGGAAATTCAGCTGGAAGACATTGAAGATGTGGGCATGTTCGAAATTTTGGAATCGCAAAAAACCGAGGCCAACATCCAATTCGGAAAGTTTATTGAAAAAAATTATGCCAATTGGTTTAAGCCCAATACCGATGCGCCCATCATGTCGCACACGCTTTTCAAGGAAAAGATTGTCCCAGAAATTAGCAAAGAGCAACCCACCGTTTTGGTGGTCATTGATAATTTGCGTTACGATCAGTGGAAAGCTTTCGAACCTGTAATAAACAATTATTATAAAAAGGAAAAAGAAGAAGCTTTTTTCAGCATTTTACCAACTGCTACCCAATATGCCAGAAATGCCATATTCTCGGGATTGATGCCTAGTGATATGGAAAAACTCTTTCCACAGTATTGGAAAAATGACACCGATGAGGGCGGCAAGAACCTACACGAAGCAGACTTTTTAGAAACTCAAATAAAGCGCTTAGGACTTACCCACTTAGAGTACGAGTACCATAAAATAACCAATTTAAAAACAGGAAAGAAACTTGCTGATAATTTCAAATCACTAAAAAACAATGACTTGACCGTTATTGTTTATAATTTTGTGGATATGCTGTCGCATTCAAAAACCGAAATGGATGTGGTAAAGGAATTAGCCTCAAACGATAAGGCCTACCGATCCCTTACCTTAAGCTGGTTTAAAAACTCTCCCCTTTTTGAAATGATACAACAGGCGCAACGTTTAGGCTTCAAACTAATATTAACTACGGATCATGGTACTATAAATGTTAAAAAACCTTCAAAAGTTATTGGAGACAGGGATACGAGTTTAAACCTTCGCTACAAAACAGGGAAAAGCCTCACTTACGACGATAAAGATGTTTTGGTTGCTAAAGATCCCAAGGAACTTCACCTGCCCAGTATAAATATGAGCAGCTCGTACATATTCGCCAAAAGCGACCTGTTCTTTGCCTACCCGAACAATTATAACCACTACGTTAGTTATTATAGGAACACCTACCAGCACGGCGGGGTTTCCTTAGAAGAAATGATAATCCCGTTTGTGGTTTTCAACCCTAGGTAAATCTATAAAAAGCAAATAAACCCGATGAAATACATGTTTTTTTAGGAATAATAAAATTTTATTACTATTATTGCTCTAAATTTTATTAATCTTGGAGATACGTTATAACCTAGACGAAGTTGAAGATGTTGCGAAGAAAGTCGTAACAAATTTAAAATCAAAAACTTTGTTGTTTTACGGTAGCATGGGAGTTGGTAAAACCACTCTTATTAAAACCATTGTAAAGACTTTGGGGAGTTTTGAAATAGCCAGTAGCCCCACCTTCTCCATTGTTAATGAATATGATCTAGAAAATGATAAAATTTATCATTTTGACCTCTATCGAATAAAGGATTTGGAAGAGGCCTATAATTTCGGAATTGAAGATTATTTAGAATCCAATCATTGGAAATTAATCGAGTGGCCCGAAAAAATAGAGCCCATTTTGTTCGATACATTTGATAAAATTAAATTAGAAATTAAAGAGCACAACCTAAGAGTTTTAACTCTTGAATAAGAAAAAAATCAATAACCCTATGTCTTTTAAATAGCATATTTCAGCCGATTTTTTTGGTTTTACGGGATACCCACAACTAAAATTTCAAAAAACATTGTTTTTAACATTTCTTTAACATTTTTGAATTGGATCAAAAAGAGTGTTTATCTAAATTTGAAGTATTAATTAATTAAATCCCTAAAATTATGAAAACTAAAAAGTATTTAATTGCATTTGCAATTTTCGGAGGAATGTTATTTATGGCTCAAGCAGCAAACCAGTACAACGTAGATGAGCAACAAACAGCAATCAGAAAAGACCAAATCAAAGTTCCATCGGCCGGATAATAAGAGTTTGTTAATTGGCAGTATTGTTGCTACATTAATTGCCATTACACCTTATTTATTTTATTTATACGAAAGTGTTCCAAACGTTCCTGTTTGGAACACTTTTTTATTTACTTACGAAAGCAAATATTACGAAAGTGCTTTTGTCCTTGCCTGGACGCTTACAGGCAAAATTATTCCTTTATTTTTATTATTTATCTGGTTTTTTACCTGTAGACACTGGTGGTACCATGTTTTGCTAGTTCCCATTGCCATGTACTCATATCAAATATTTATCACTTTAAATGATGATTTGAACTACGTTGACTCGAACCAATTAGTTTACTTGATACCCATAATGGCTATAATAATACCTACCATATATTTGGTTAGGGCACAAATTTTTAATAAGATTAACTCAGTTAACAAATCATTAGAAGAGCTTGAAGAGGAATTTAAAATGTCTCCAAAAAATTTCTGGGGAAAAGTAAAGGATTATTTTTAATCTATTTATCTACCCCATTTAAACGGTCTCTTTCATTACTATCAATTTCTTTGTGGCCATTTTTCAATTTATAGTTGCCAAATTTATAGTTGAACCCAAAGGTAAATAGCCTGTTTTCCAAGCGTGATTGCAAGAAGATATCTTGATTCAAATATTTTGTAGTTTCATTGAAATTTTGAGTGTTAAAAATATCAGTTACCCCAACACTCATAGATGCTCTATTCTCCCAAAACGTTTTTCTTAAGTTAATATCAAACCCAAATCTGTTGCTTATTTTTGAAGCCCCATTAGCAATTGGCGAAATGTACATCAATGACAAATCGGTAGTCAAACTTTTGTCTTTCAATAGTGAAAAGTAATTTATCAAATGCCCGTAGAAAGACCACGAATCTATATTTTGAAGCGCGTTGTTGCTCTCTAAAGCATAAAACTGGTTGTCATAATGAAACACTGAAGACAGCGCATATATACTCCAGCATTTTGTTAACTGCTTGTATGTAGTAAAATCTAAACCATAAGAAATACTTCGGTCAAT from Tamlana crocina includes:
- a CDS encoding UDP-3-O-(3-hydroxymyristoyl)glucosamine N-acyltransferase, coding for MKFPQEYTLSQIAELIGCKFVGNADFKVLGMNEIHVVEPGDIVFVDHPKYYDKALNSAATIVLINKEVDCPEGKALLVSDDPFRDFNKLTDYFKPFKASNATVSSSAKIGKNTVIQPNSFIGHNVTIGDNCVVHSNVSIYDDAVIGDNVTIHAGTVLGANAFYYKKRAEGYDRLKSGGRVVIEDHVDIGAACTIDRGVTADTRICEGSKIDNQVQIGHDTVIGKKCLIASQVGVAGCVVVEDEVTIWGQVGITSGITIGTKAVISAKAGVSKSLEGHKSYFGIPADDFRSKYKELASIKKIPEIIESLKKTK
- a CDS encoding bifunctional response regulator/alkaline phosphatase family protein; translated protein: MNMIKILWVDDEIDLLKPHILFLEKKNYQVTSCQSGSEAIDILEEKSFDIVFLDENMPGLTGLETLNGIKEKKDSLPVVMITKSEEEYIMEEAIGNKIADYLIKPVNPNQILLSLKKNLDHSRLVSEKTTSNYQQEFRKIAMDMAMVNSYEEWANLYQKLIYWEIQLEDIEDVGMFEILESQKTEANIQFGKFIEKNYANWFKPNTDAPIMSHTLFKEKIVPEISKEQPTVLVVIDNLRYDQWKAFEPVINNYYKKEKEEAFFSILPTATQYARNAIFSGLMPSDMEKLFPQYWKNDTDEGGKNLHEADFLETQIKRLGLTHLEYEYHKITNLKTGKKLADNFKSLKNNDLTVIVYNFVDMLSHSKTEMDVVKELASNDKAYRSLTLSWFKNSPLFEMIQQAQRLGFKLILTTDHGTINVKKPSKVIGDRDTSLNLRYKTGKSLTYDDKDVLVAKDPKELHLPSINMSSSYIFAKSDLFFAYPNNYNHYVSYYRNTYQHGGVSLEEMIIPFVVFNPR
- the tsaE gene encoding tRNA (adenosine(37)-N6)-threonylcarbamoyltransferase complex ATPase subunit type 1 TsaE gives rise to the protein MEIRYNLDEVEDVAKKVVTNLKSKTLLFYGSMGVGKTTLIKTIVKTLGSFEIASSPTFSIVNEYDLENDKIYHFDLYRIKDLEEAYNFGIEDYLESNHWKLIEWPEKIEPILFDTFDKIKLEIKEHNLRVLTLE
- a CDS encoding bifunctional UDP-3-O-[3-hydroxymyristoyl] N-acetylglucosamine deacetylase/3-hydroxyacyl-ACP dehydratase, which translates into the protein MGIINTENNQKTIKEAISLTGVGLHTGKDVTLTFKPAEANFGLAFKRVDLEGEPIIEADANYVTNTQRGTCLEKNGVTIQTSEHVLAALVGMDVDNAIIELNASEPPIMDGSSKFFVEAIEKSGVVELDAQREVFEITDIVSYVDEESGSEILVMPAKEYQITTMVDFGTKVLGTQNATLSQISDFKNDIANSRTFSFLHEIEMLLENGLIKGGDLNNAIVYVDKELSPETMEKLRVAFKKDNIAVKPNGILDNLTLHHPNEAARHKLLDVLGDLALIGTRIRGKVIANKPGHFVNTQFAKKLSKIIKNERRNNVPNIDLNQPPLMDVTQIMAMLPHRQPFLLIDKVFELTDKNVIATKNVTMNEEFFKGHFPGAPVMPGVLIVEAMAQTGGILVLNTVPDPENYLTFFMKMDNVKFKQKVMPGDTLIFNCTLITPIRRGICHMQGYAYANGKLCAEAELMAQISKVK
- the efp gene encoding elongation factor P yields the protein MATTSDIRNGLCIRYNNDIYKIVEFLHVKPGKGPAFVRTKLKSVTNGKVIDNTFSAGHKLDDVRVETHKFQYLYNDGEFYHFMNEADYTQIRLLEAALDRPDLMKEGEVVTVIINTEDNAPLSVEMPASVILEVTHTEPGVKGNTATNATKPATVETGAEVNVPLFINEGDKIKVETEKGTYKERVKE
- the sucD gene encoding succinate--CoA ligase subunit alpha, producing MSVLVNKDSKIIVQGFTGSEGTFHASQMIEYGTNVVGGVTPGKGGQTHLDKPVFNTVLEAVEQVGADTTIIFVPPAFAADAIMEAADAGIKVIITITEGIPVADMITASNYIKGKDCRLIGPNCPGVITPGEAKVGIMPGFVFKSGKVGIVSKSGTLTYEAADQVVKQGLGITTAIGIGGDPIIGTTTKEAVELLINDPETEAVVMIGEIGGQLEADAANWYKESGSKKPIVGFIAGETAPAGRTMGHAGAIVGGSDDTAQAKKKIMRECGIHVVDSPAEIGKKVAEVMG
- the lpxD gene encoding UDP-3-O-(3-hydroxymyristoyl)glucosamine N-acyltransferase; the protein is MKFTAQQIAGILEGDVVGNPEVEVSKIAKIEEGFEGALTFLANPKYTPHIYKTKASVTIVNKTFRPEDSLTTTLIKVDDAYLAFSKILEYYNSVKLNKVGVEQPCFISNSSKYGDNVYIGAFSYIGENVVMGDNVKIFPNTYIGDNSVLDDNTIVFAGAKIYSETIIGKNCVINAGAVIGADGFGFAPNEDGSYSKIPQTGNVIIEDFVDVGAATTIDRATFGSTIIRAGVKLDNQIQIGHNVEIGKNTVIAAQTGIAGSSKIGKNCQIGGQVGIVGHITIGDNVRIQAQSGIGRNVKDNEMLQGSPAIKLSDYNKSYVHFKNLPTIVKNINELEKNKWE
- the lpxA gene encoding acyl-ACP--UDP-N-acetylglucosamine O-acyltransferase; translated protein: MNQPLAYVHPGAKIAKNVVIEPFATIHNNVKIGEGTWIGSNVTIMEGARIGKNCNIFPGAVISAVPQDLKYNDEDTTVEIGDNVTIRECVTINRGTADRMKTVVGDNCLIMAYCHIAHDCIVGNNCIFSNNSTLAGHITIGDYVVLAGMTAVHQFVSVGNHAFVTGGSLVRKDVPPYVKAAREPLSYVGINSVGLRRRGYSTEKIREIQDIFRILYQKNYNNTQAADIIEAEMEATPERDEILQFIRNSHRGIMKGYFKSN
- a CDS encoding HD domain-containing protein, which gives rise to MNKLKILNDPIYGFITIPNSLIFDLIQHKYFQRLRRITQMGMSYLVYPGAHHTRFHHAIGCVHLMQQAINVLRFKGVTISKQEESALYIAILLHDIGHGPFSHAMENSIVNNVSHEEISLLFMERLNKEFNGSLTLAIEIFKDEYPKKFMCQLVSGQLDMDRADYLKRDSFYTGVAEGNINSERLITMLNVVDDELVVEEKGIYSVEKFLIARRLMYWQVYLHKTGLVAEQLLIRVLKRAQELYDGGEPLAGSDALMYFLKNKITPDNFDEQTLDVFSQLDDYDVIAAMKHWQKHDDFVLSNLSEMIINRELLKIKVKNKPVKPESLQKHIKSLIEKHNINEHEARYFVFTGDISNQAYHIKHKGINILHKSGKIEDIVKASDQLNLKALSKPVTKYYICYPKRKL